Within the Platichthys flesus chromosome 8, fPlaFle2.1, whole genome shotgun sequence genome, the region AAAGGCCAAGGgaccttcatttttttttaagtgactGATGTCTAACGTTATGTCTATATTCCTTTATTACTgcagaattatttttaatgaagaCTTTTATTCACAATCTGCATCATATCTAATGTTTCCATATGATTTACTTTCAGTCTAAGTTACACTTATTTCTTCCTCCAGCCTGCTTTGCCAAACACAGCTCGATGTGCCATATGTAGAGAAGGTGAATTAGATGAGTCGGATCCGAGCACTTTCTCACTCATGGAGTGCACCGTCTGCTCGCAGATTGCTCATCGTCAATGCATTAAGGTAATCTGCTTCAGACACATTGAAGTCCATAAAATTAATACATAATCCAATTTTGCATGATCTGGTTTGCTGCCTATAGACATGTATTTTAACATAGTAGGAGTTTAATTGTTGGTGtgtccgattttttttttttgtctgcgcTCTCTTTCAGGAACCTGGTGAGGGAAAGATCAATGACGATTTACCCAGTTGCTGGGAATGTCCCAAATGTTGTCAAGGCAAAGGTTCAGGATCAGAGGTAACCGAACATGTCTTCTccttctcatttctctctctgtgcattcTCTCTTATTAAGACTCTAGGACACGTTTCCTTTCCTCAGCAAAGTTTAATTTTTGTGAAACCTCTGCCAGATGCTGATACTCAAAAGATCAATGTCACCTTTCTTTTTCAACCACACCTTCCATCTCTTCCCCTCCTTACCACTCCAGTCTTCCAGCGATGAGGATAGTGGGGAGTCAGAGAGCTCATCGTCGTTGCCACCATCCAAACTTGCGTACCGTGAAGGCATTGGTGTCAGCGATGGGGTGAGACGAGGGGAGCGTACCGGACCACAATCCCGACCCACAGCACCACCACCTTCTCAGAAACTCTTACTGCAGCACCAACAGAATCGCAAAAGAGCTAGTGCCCTGGAGCTTAGACTTAAGAAGAAGGTAAAGTAACTTTTAATGATGCATATTTAGATGATGATTTTAGAATTTTACAACGTTGAAATGATCAGAAGCAAGTATTTATTTGAGATGTATTGATTTAAAGCCTTTTGGACAGTTTGTCTTAATTGTTGGCATATCTCTTGTTTAGCAATACCCTATTTAGATTTCCTTTCAGCTGGTTAAAGAGTAAGAAATCAGTCCTATTTTGTTTCAGTTTAACATTGGTTTTGATCTATGTAGTCACTGAAAGATCTTTAAAAATcgaaagatataaaaataaattggtaGATGATAATCTTTCAGTGAGGATTATTTGTCTGTACTTGATTATTATTTCTTATCCCCCAATCTCTTTCTGTTTATTACAGATAAAACTGGAGCGTAGCAAACTCTTAGTGGTAAGTAATATACTTTTCCTTCAGTGACTCTATTGCATTTAAGTAATACAAAGATAAAACTTCTCTCTCGACAACAGATCTCCATCAGTTGGATTCAAGGGAATGAAGATCAGTGTAGTACTTAATGAGGGGCACAAACTAGAGGAGACTGTTACACTGTGATCCCGTCATCTGTATGAAACCATGAGATGTAGAATGCAGgttattaaaaaggaaaaaggacaaTTAATcaccaaaacacaaatatttatgtAGGCTGAAGCCGTGTAGCTACACTTTTTCTCAGCTGCCTTTACCTTTTTGCTGTCATTGGGCAGTGGCTTCAAAACTTTCCATCAGCAGTGGCTGCCTGCACAAAACCAATTACTCATCTCAatttcagcaaaataattataataataaacttgatAATTGTTCAGTCGTCATTAAAAAGTTTAGCATTTACCATAAAAACCACACTGATATTTTGGGGGCTTTATGAATACACAAGTTAATGAATTATTTACATTGAACGTTTTACAAAAGAGTCACTAAGATGGATTGTAAAGTCACTAAAAAAGGCAACGTTGTCAAAGAGAGACTAGACATGTTTTATTACAGGAAGGAGGTGAACGCCAACAATTTTGTTTGTCAAATATGCAGTCCATGCATGAGAGTATTTGATGATTCAATGAAATTGGCACTGGGTAATTAATAAACAGTTGTAGTTGGAGCACTGTATTTGGTATTTGAAACAGCCATGATCTTGTTTAATTGGCCAACCTTTTTGCTTTTCACTACCTACAGAAACAGTCAGCACTAGATCGTTCTCCTAGGCTGCTGAGCTCCAGGCTGCTGTCCAGGCTGCGCTCTCCAACCAGCAGACTATCTCAGGGCAGAGGTCTTTACCACGGCTCTCCAGGAAGGACCCATTCCGTCCTCCAGCAGCAGTCTTCCCGCAGTCTGGTACCTGAGTCTAAGGGAGAGCCCcgcagagggaggggaagaggggtCAGGCTgcggggaggaggagcaggaagaggttCTGGAGGTGGCAGAGTTCATGGATACTTGCAGGAGGAGAGCgaagacagcagcagcagcagtagctccaccagcagtagcagcagcagcagcgacgaggaagaggagagggagcagaacagtgggaggggaggggacaAAGAGAACCAGCCTCAGTCTAGAAGAGGACAAGCAgccaaagaagaagaggaagcgaGCGAGGTGGCCAACCAAAACGGtccagaggatgaagatgaggaggagattgaGCAAAACAGTCAAACAGGGGACAAAGATGGCTCATATCTTAAAGTGACACTCCAAAGGCCAACCAAGACCAAGCGGGACCCATCAACCATTGTCCCCAAGCTAGAGGCTATCGCCCCTCAAGCTGCTGCTTCCACATTACACAATCAGACTAGACCCCTTGCCAGACCCCCAATTAGAATTCGCGGCCCCTGTCCTGATCAATTCTCCAATGGACACACACCCCCACATACTCGTAGTGGACACACAGACTCTCGCACATCTCACTCAGAGAGGCTGGAGGTCTCTAAAAGACAGAGGCCAAACAGGCCAGCTAAACTGAGCAATGGTGCttcctgttcttcatcctcagagCTTACCCAAATCCGCATCCCTCTGTCCGccctgcaggagggagggagtgaaacCGAACGAGAGAGCAGTCTTAGTGGGCCGGGATGTGAGAGGGAGGTGTGGGTGTCTGTCTTCCGCTACTTAAGTCGAGCAGATCTCTGCATCTGCATGGCTGTCAGCAAGAACTGGTACAAATGGTAAGACCTCTAAGACAATATCTGTCATACTCTTTGTAGGGATCGGTTGTGATAAGTTTTATTTTGGATCTTTTTACAGAGTCAAATATCCCTctgtttgttaatttatttgatCTCTCCTCATTAGCTTAAAAAGAAGATACTCTCAGACCTCCACACTCATTGCTCTAAAGCTACTGGTCACTTCTGCGTTGCTTCAGATTAGATGGGGTAGTGGTCGCGGTGTTGTGATTGGATTAGAGTGTGATAGGACACATACGCACTGCATTTGTGTTTGGCAGGGAGATGTGTCGTCGTGGTTCCGTCTTTGTGAACTGAAACTAGAGACTTCTGGACCACATTGGCGGTTTTGTTTCGAGAATTGTTAAAGCCTTAGTTCTGATCAACATCACTGGAGGCAGATCAGCTTCAAGTGTTATGTGCACTCTGCAGCCAGTGTCTATTAATCCAAATATTGATTGAGGGACGGTGATATCATTCTGTAATGCCACCTACAACTGTGAGTGAACTATGTGTTTTAACTGGGATGAAACAGTGCAATGGGTTTTACCGCGGGAAAGCATCCAGCTTATCACCTCAAAACAGTCCATGAGAAATAATATCTTTCTATCTGATCAACTCAGTAGTTCTGAGTCAGCACCTCATTTATATTCAGTGGGTTACAGCATTAGTTTATCATTTCATACTGTTGAGCTTATTTTCAGGTTGTTGGTACATTAATATTACTTTTATAATATGTTTCTATTGTCTGTCAATAAAGGGTTATTTAGTTTCCTACAAACGTTATGAAGTTAAATCTAATGAGATTCAGACAGGATTTGGATTTGACAAGTAGATTTGGATGGACTTAttcttcatgtgtgtttttgtccccAGGTGTTTAGACAAGCGGCTTTGGGCGCGGATTGACCTGAGCATCAAGCGCACTGTTACTCCTCAGGCCCTAACAGGCATCATCAAGAGACAGCCTGTGACACTCGATCTGTCATGGACCAACATCTCTAAAAAGCAGCTCAACTGGCTTGTTGGACGCCTGCCTGGTACATAGACTTCACTATATTCTTTgaaatttttgtatttatgtttgtgcaATTATTTCACAACAACAGGTATAATTGGCCATTTCTGAGTGTATAATCCAAGGGTTTTCAGCTGAATTACTACTGATTTCACTTCACATACTATGTTGACATCTTGTCTTGATTTGGCAGGGCTTAAAGATCTGATGGTGGCAGGCTGTTCCTGGTCATCTATAtcagctctctgctcctctggttGCCCTCTCCTCCGGTCTCTGGACCTGCGGTACGCAGACGGGGTCAAAGACTCTCAGATCAGGGATCTTGTCAGCCCTCCAGGTGAGGAAAGAATGCACAATCACTGCTGTTAATTGATTAAGTTGTTAGCTcctatattttgttattttgctcatttcatttccttttacACTTTTCCTCATCAAATTATTTTTCACAATCTCTGCAtgctttctcttctcttcctcaaaTGGCTCCTCAAGGCTGTGACAATCGCAGTCAGTTGCGGACCATGCAGTGTTTACGACTAGCAGGCCTGGACATCACTGACTCCACTCTGCGCCTGGTGATTCGCCACATGCCCCATTTAACAAAACTGGACCTCTCCCACTGCAACAGCCTCAGTGACCACTCCATCAACCTGCTCACAGCAGTGGGCTCCTCCACCCGGAACACGCTGACAGAACTCAACCTTGGAGGTGAGAGATTGATTGGATTAGCCAATATGCAACTTGCAAAACTCTTTTATTACACTATTTAATTACAAAGTACATACCCACATGTTGCTGTGGTATTATTCAACGACTGAtgtgtcttcttctttcccAGGCTGCAGTAAACTGACCGACACGTGTCTAAAGTATCTCCGCCGCCTCTCTTGCATCTCACTGCTTGATCTGCGAGGCTGCGAAGGGGTCTCCCGCAAGGCCTGTGAGGCCTTCATCTCCGAGCTGTCCGTCAACACGCTCTACTGCCTATCGGATGAAAAACTGATCCAGAGGATATCCTAAGCGCCTGCTTCCTCTCACCGCAGCGCTGATTTCAGGGGCAAAAGCAGGAGGAGCGGGTCCTGATGAGAAACTGTGACTCAAAGGACACAGTCAGGCAGCGATGTTCACATGCGCCTGTGTCGCGTAAAAGAGTTAGTGGAGTCTAAACTGGGAGTGTGAACTCACTTAGCTGGTGTTGGTAAAAGGGGTTGTCGCAGCTATAACAGTGTTTCTTTTCTACACATTTTTTCCTGTGTACCTAAAAGAGACTCaggagcttctttttttttttttacgctgTTGTTCATTTGGGAATAAATGTTATGTGGAAAAGCATGTCTTTCATTGCCAGGAGTGGGAGAACAAGCAATTAATTAGCTACATTAGACTGCACAAACTGCTCAActcatttttagtttttctctttttggacAGATGCCATGGTAACTCCCATCATAAACTCCTGCCTTGAGAAAGAAACATTTGAGTTTCACCCTTTTGGGATATATCTGCATTGTTCGGTTTGGCTGATCCCTATCAAGTCTTATTTATCACGTGACACATGTAAACTTTTGATTTCCGCTACATTTTGATGCTCCAACTAGATGGTTATATTTTTGTCAGATTCAAAAGAGCTAACGTCAAGTCGTTGGATGACTTTCGCTTCGTGCACAACTCCTACGTGTTGAGATTTTCTCTAAATAAATATGACTGAAGGCGACAAGTTTTTCACATCAAGTCTTTGAAAAGTGAGTTACTGGAATGGCCTGTGTTTACCAGCTGTGTGTTCGGGTTCATGAGTTGTTTGGGTGAGACAATAGTTCAGCAGTGTTCTTGATAAGTACACATGGACTCTGAGGATAAAAAGACTTTGAGGGCGGTGGACTTGGCAACAAGACCTCACCGGGCGAGATGTATCCGGTGTACGGGTTAAGCCAAGGATCACGTGTCGGATAAATGGTGCATTTTCAACCATTAGACTTCAGGTGCTATTATTTCAATACTCctcttgctttgtttttgtacagAGACGATATTTAGAGCAAAATTGTTAATAGTCTTGAAACAACTCCCCACCCCTCTTTGATACGTGTTTCTTTTCATGGATGAAATACTATCTACTTTTCACTGAGTTCATGACCTCGTCTGATTCAACAGATATGTatgatgttctttttttattttggtggaTAGGTGGGTGCTTGCTCATTACTTTGTTTCCTTCATGTCCAGTGGTTCTGTATCAACAATCTCTCCTCCCAGACTGCCCCCCTGTCCACATCCCTCCATTGAATAagagtatataaatatatacttttgtgtaaatgtgttggTTTTTGTCTTCCTCTTTAAGGTTTGCCAAAATGGGAAGCCTGTAGCAATGTCATTATT harbors:
- the kdm2ab gene encoding lysine-specific demethylase 2A gives rise to the protein MEDPHTRYSKRLRTGTRRRYQDDGISDDEIEGKRMFDLDEKLQCDRFRSDLVKHMDGKDFTFEYIQREGLREPIIFKTAEGLGLQMPDPDFSVSDVKLFVGSRRIVDVMDVNTQKGIEMSMAQWRRYYETPPSEREKLYNVISLEFSHTRLENLVKRPASVDLIDWVDNMWPRHLKERQRDSTNAIIDMHYPKVQKYCLMSVQGCFTDFHIDFGGTSVWYHILRGGKVFWLIPPTPQNLEMYENWVLSGKQGDIFLGDKCHDCQRIQLNQGNTFIIPSGWIHAVYTPEDTLVFGGNFLHSFNIPMQLNIYSIEDRTRVPAKFRYPFYYEMCWYVLERYLYCLTKISHLTPEFQKYSLGKGLTRADVEANDPPGNGNSNGVDTDTENAEITLKQQKEDEEEDTDEDGAAQLTTPQHLMTPFELEGLCNLLGKLEELPDHKKCVPAGIQDAAALLADMRAVLKEHSNDNPKLSYTGEPIVKWPKRPSWYEPSTPPPPVIYRPRLAPNLHKPLGQQPIRRFSLSALRRRRVRCKRCAGCCRKECGNCQYCHDMRKFGGPGRMKKGCLTRQCITPALPNTARCAICREGELDESDPSTFSLMECTVCSQIAHRQCIKEPGEGKINDDLPSCWECPKCCQGKGSGSESSSDEDSGESESSSSLPPSKLAYREGIGVSDGVRRGERTGPQSRPTAPPPSQKLLLQHQQNRKRASALELRLKKKIKLERSKLLVKQSALDRSPRLLSSRLLSRLRSPTSRLSQGRGLYHGSPGRTHSVLQQQSSRSLVPESKGEPRRGRGRGVRLRGGGAGRGSGGGRVHGYLQEESEDSSSSSSSTSSSSSSSDEEEEREQNSGRGGDKENQPQSRRGQAAKEEEEASEVANQNGPEDEDEEEIEQNSQTGDKDGSYLKVTLQRPTKTKRDPSTIVPKLEAIAPQAAASTLHNQTRPLARPPIRIRGPCPDQFSNGHTPPHTRSGHTDSRTSHSERLEVSKRQRPNRPAKLSNGASCSSSSELTQIRIPLSALQEGGSETERESSLSGPGCEREVWVSVFRYLSRADLCICMAVSKNWYKWCLDKRLWARIDLSIKRTVTPQALTGIIKRQPVTLDLSWTNISKKQLNWLVGRLPGLKDLMVAGCSWSSISALCSSGCPLLRSLDLRYADGVKDSQIRDLVSPPGCDNRSQLRTMQCLRLAGLDITDSTLRLVIRHMPHLTKLDLSHCNSLSDHSINLLTAVGSSTRNTLTELNLGGCSKLTDTCLKYLRRLSCISLLDLRGCEGVSRKACEAFISELSVNTLYCLSDEKLIQRIS